A portion of the Deinococcus peraridilitoris DSM 19664 genome contains these proteins:
- a CDS encoding ammonium transporter produces the protein MKRLALPLSLLGTLSTAFAATPILDTGDTAFMLVAAALVFLMTPGLAFFYGGLTRGKSVLNTMMMSFIALGVGGVSWVLAGYSLAFGEGGNALIGSLKNVGFAGLAGELSGSIPAYVFAIFQAMFAIITLALISGAVVDRMKFGAFVLFIALWSLLIYSPLAHWVWSADGWLFKEGALDFAGGTVIHISAGVAALVAALMLGPRMASVKRTAVPHSVPFVLLGAGLLWFGWFGFNAGSALGANQTAALAFVTTSVATASAMLVWLAWESVRDQKPTAVGAATSMVVGLVAITPACGFVSPLSALLIGALGATASFWAVQLKHRFQTDDALDVFACHGVAGIVGAILTGVFAQSAYNEAGSGVLDGNWAQLWVQATGVLATIAFVGLGSFLLLKLVGALTGGLRLGAHQEMTGIDISAHQEQGYSDDEGPLGAPVLLGGD, from the coding sequence ATGAAGCGACTCGCACTTCCTCTCTCTTTGCTGGGCACGCTCAGCACGGCTTTCGCCGCCACGCCGATCCTCGATACGGGCGACACTGCCTTTATGCTGGTGGCGGCCGCCTTGGTGTTCCTGATGACCCCTGGCCTGGCCTTTTTCTACGGCGGTCTGACGCGCGGAAAAAGCGTTCTGAATACCATGATGATGAGCTTCATTGCCCTCGGGGTGGGTGGCGTGTCGTGGGTGCTGGCCGGATACAGCCTGGCGTTCGGCGAGGGCGGCAACGCCTTGATCGGCAGCCTGAAAAACGTCGGCTTTGCCGGACTGGCAGGTGAACTGAGCGGCAGCATTCCCGCGTACGTCTTTGCGATTTTTCAGGCGATGTTCGCCATCATCACGCTCGCCCTCATCAGTGGGGCGGTCGTGGACCGCATGAAGTTCGGGGCGTTCGTGCTGTTCATCGCCCTGTGGTCCCTGCTGATCTACTCGCCTCTGGCGCACTGGGTCTGGAGTGCCGACGGCTGGCTCTTCAAGGAAGGCGCACTCGACTTTGCAGGTGGTACGGTGATTCACATCTCTGCCGGGGTAGCGGCCCTCGTGGCGGCGCTGATGCTCGGCCCGCGCATGGCGAGCGTCAAGCGCACCGCCGTGCCTCATAGCGTGCCGTTCGTGCTGCTCGGCGCGGGCCTGCTGTGGTTTGGCTGGTTTGGTTTCAACGCCGGCAGTGCGCTCGGCGCCAACCAAACGGCGGCGCTGGCCTTCGTGACGACGAGCGTGGCCACGGCCAGCGCCATGCTGGTGTGGCTTGCCTGGGAAAGCGTGCGGGATCAGAAGCCCACGGCAGTGGGCGCGGCGACCAGCATGGTCGTCGGTCTGGTCGCCATCACGCCGGCCTGTGGCTTTGTGAGCCCGCTCTCGGCCCTGCTGATCGGTGCGCTCGGGGCCACGGCGTCTTTCTGGGCTGTGCAGCTCAAGCACCGCTTTCAGACCGACGACGCGCTCGACGTGTTCGCCTGCCACGGCGTGGCAGGCATCGTCGGCGCGATACTCACCGGCGTGTTCGCACAGAGCGCCTACAACGAGGCCGGATCTGGCGTGCTGGACGGCAACTGGGCGCAACTGTGGGTGCAGGCGACCGGTGTGCTTGCCACCATCGCCTTTGTCGGGCTCGGTTCGTTCCTGCTGCTGAAACTGGTTGGCGCTTTGACCGGAGGCTTACGTCTGGGTGCTCACCAGGAAATGACGGGCATCGACATCAGCGCCCATCAGGAGCAGGGGTACAGTGATGACGAAGGCCCACTGGGCGCTCCGGTGTTGTTGGGTGGCGATTAA
- a CDS encoding V-type ATP synthase subunit E translates to MRLDTILENEARAEIEQIRAEGRARAQEIIRAAQERAQAQVESQKRTLDGQLQAGLVRARSGANLEVSAARLSASDTGLQRAFDLAAEQLRGVTSAPEYREILSRLISEVRSTLGTVEAIEVNPREAAIAREVAPDLEVRENPAIEGGVRGITRGGKSGVTNTLLGRLARVRESIAPQVARMLAE, encoded by the coding sequence ATGCGACTGGACACGATTCTCGAAAACGAGGCGCGTGCCGAGATCGAGCAAATCCGCGCCGAAGGGCGCGCCCGCGCCCAGGAGATCATCCGGGCCGCGCAGGAACGTGCGCAGGCCCAGGTGGAAAGCCAGAAGCGTACCCTCGACGGGCAGCTGCAGGCGGGCCTGGTGCGGGCCCGCTCCGGGGCCAACCTGGAAGTCTCGGCCGCCCGCCTGAGCGCGAGCGACACCGGTTTGCAGCGCGCCTTCGATCTCGCCGCCGAGCAGTTGCGCGGCGTGACGAGTGCGCCCGAGTACCGCGAAATCCTCTCGCGCCTGATCAGTGAGGTGCGCAGCACCCTTGGCACCGTCGAGGCGATCGAAGTCAATCCGCGCGAAGCGGCCATCGCCCGTGAAGTCGCTCCGGACCTCGAAGTGCGGGAAAACCCCGCCATCGAGGGAGGCGTGCGCGGCATCACGCGTGGCGGCAAGAGCGGCGTCACCAACACCCTGCTCGGACGCCTCGCGCGTGTACGGGAGAGCATCGCGCCGCAAGTCGCGCGCATGCTCGCGGAATAG
- a CDS encoding V-type ATPase subunit: MPDDYGYINARIKVMRTKLLDGRMLDAALGAQSYPEFLRVLSESELSADLGDATAQGAGLAELDAALSRNFFTTANKVVHLADGTARDEIGILLQKWDLNNLKTLARGLTTGRSAEDILASLVPGGTLKTSALTAAANSGDLASATQAITLSGHPLARSFRAGVGAYNASGRLLDLEVTLDQGYYRGALRVARGSSLRRYLAREIDINNVLTARAMRGETPDASLFVPGGRSLSAADFPRLASGDATGAGDLAPIVEAPTLEEAETAARRLIDTAARDVAMGDPLGVGVAVDFLRRKEIEIAKLRLIGRGKFYGLPAEQLRREVASE, translated from the coding sequence TTGCCCGACGACTACGGTTACATCAACGCGCGTATCAAGGTGATGCGCACCAAGTTGCTCGACGGGCGCATGCTTGATGCGGCCCTCGGCGCGCAAAGCTACCCGGAGTTTCTGCGCGTGCTGAGCGAAAGCGAACTCAGCGCCGACCTCGGTGACGCCACCGCGCAAGGTGCGGGCCTCGCTGAACTCGACGCGGCCCTGTCACGCAACTTCTTCACGACCGCCAACAAGGTCGTGCACCTCGCCGACGGCACAGCCCGCGACGAAATCGGGATCCTGCTGCAAAAGTGGGACCTGAACAACCTCAAGACGCTGGCGCGCGGTCTCACGACCGGGCGCAGCGCCGAGGATATTCTGGCGAGCCTCGTGCCGGGCGGCACCCTCAAGACCAGCGCCCTCACGGCCGCCGCCAACAGCGGTGACCTGGCGAGCGCCACCCAGGCCATCACCCTCAGCGGCCACCCGCTCGCGCGGTCCTTCCGCGCCGGCGTCGGGGCCTACAACGCCTCCGGGCGCCTGCTCGACCTCGAAGTCACCCTCGACCAGGGCTACTACCGTGGGGCCTTGCGGGTGGCGCGGGGCAGCAGCTTGCGCCGCTACCTCGCGCGTGAGATCGACATCAACAACGTGCTCACCGCCCGTGCGATGCGCGGCGAGACTCCCGACGCGAGCCTGTTCGTGCCCGGTGGGCGTTCCCTGAGCGCGGCGGATTTCCCGCGGCTCGCGAGCGGGGACGCCACCGGCGCGGGGGACCTCGCGCCGATCGTGGAAGCGCCCACGCTGGAAGAAGCCGAAACCGCCGCCCGTCGCCTGATCGATACGGCCGCGCGTGACGTCGCCATGGGAGACCCGCTGGGCGTCGGCGTTGCGGTGGACTTTCTGCGCCGCAAGGAAATCGAGATCGCCAAGCTGCGCCTGATCGGACGCGGCAAGTTCTACGGCTTGCCCGCCGAGCAGCTCAGGCGGGAGGTGGCTTCAGAATGA
- a CDS encoding V-type ATP synthase subunit K — protein sequence MFKYLVALLALALVSFGFAQEAGAATALADDGIRRGLLGVGMGLAIGLGAIGAGIAQGRIGAAAAGAIAEDPSKFGQMLILVVIPETLVIFGLLIAFLIPGLAA from the coding sequence ATGTTCAAGTACCTCGTTGCCCTGCTCGCTCTGGCCCTCGTCTCCTTCGGTTTCGCTCAGGAAGCCGGCGCCGCCACTGCTCTCGCCGATGACGGCATTCGCCGTGGTCTGCTGGGCGTCGGCATGGGTCTGGCCATCGGCCTGGGCGCCATCGGTGCAGGCATTGCGCAGGGCCGCATCGGCGCTGCCGCCGCGGGCGCCATCGCCGAAGACCCCAGCAAGTTCGGTCAGATGCTGATTCTGGTCGTGATTCCCGAAACCCTCGTGATCTTCGGCCTGCTGATCGCCTTCCTCATCCCCGGTCTGGCTGCTTAA
- a CDS encoding P-II family nitrogen regulator: protein MKLITAIVRPERVQQVKEALFQAGISGVTLTRVSGHGGEQEIIEHYRGSRVVIEFREKVEFKMAVSEPFVDVAIEAIRRAAHTGEVGDGKIFVQTLDRVVRIRTGEQDDEALTPVNETKRQPVLK from the coding sequence ATGAAGCTGATCACCGCGATCGTGCGGCCTGAGCGCGTGCAACAGGTCAAGGAAGCGCTCTTTCAGGCCGGAATTTCTGGCGTGACCCTGACCCGGGTCAGTGGACACGGCGGCGAGCAGGAAATCATCGAGCACTACCGAGGCAGCCGCGTCGTGATCGAGTTCCGCGAAAAGGTCGAATTCAAGATGGCGGTCAGTGAACCCTTCGTCGACGTGGCCATCGAAGCCATTCGCCGCGCCGCCCACACCGGCGAAGTCGGTGACGGCAAGATTTTCGTGCAGACCCTCGACCGCGTGGTGCGCATTCGGACCGGAGAGCAGGACGACGAAGCCCTGACCCCCGTGAACGAAACCAAGCGTCAGCCCGTCCTCAAATGA
- a CDS encoding V-type ATPase subunit subunit G family protein — protein MDASSRILSELASREQALDQQIEAARLEAAREVEAAEAEAARIMRQAEADLQSMQAEFEQVLARQSAEIRERAQTEAQSEVHAAQTRSEGKLAQAVETILRAVLP, from the coding sequence TTGGACGCCTCAAGTCGTATTCTGAGTGAACTCGCCAGCCGCGAGCAGGCGCTCGATCAGCAGATCGAAGCCGCCCGCCTCGAAGCCGCTCGTGAAGTCGAGGCTGCCGAAGCGGAGGCCGCGCGTATCATGCGTCAGGCCGAAGCGGACTTGCAGTCCATGCAAGCCGAGTTCGAGCAAGTGCTCGCCCGTCAAAGCGCCGAGATTCGCGAGCGGGCCCAAACCGAGGCCCAAAGCGAGGTGCACGCCGCCCAGACGCGCAGTGAAGGCAAGCTCGCACAAGCGGTCGAGACCATTCTGAGGGCGGTGTTGCCTTGA
- a CDS encoding V-type ATP synthase subunit I, with the protein MINKMQQVLIVGRRRDAQTLVTALQDAGVMHVVPLSSGPLASSAVAGGSSDERKTAERLLARAESTIAELGLRRPLGALPSVGEDEWESAVEVAAAPSAQLARELGDVRADVDAARTYGDVVRALAELASGLDRSRRMAVLPFVLPKNEGVGELERVLRQDLEERFALDTRVVGNVTAGVVVALARERDKARAALGKARIGELRLPGRFEGMPLSQAASELAVVAKSGDEQLQRLEAQRTQLAEQHGARLFAARDALVDQVAVYDVQGLAARGKYSIVLRGFVPDDRVPALRSTLDGFGDAVSYELTPADEHHGEEVPVELKNRGYFQRMEPLLGLFPPPRYGTFDPTPIIGVFFPFFFGFVIADIAYGLLLLWLGITLANMARAGRPLVIGLMGVTVPPVTLGNVAYIVKWMAGWSILWGFLTGEFFGTLLEHMHVFYIPGHGEGGLIPILFPRLETSFVSVVLVVSLAFGIIQVIWAWLIRIQLTARHGHKHHMWEAIGMLGGLIGLIFLSYQYLQGGFGVLGNVGNPLNLIMYLGFAVFLLGLVMARVPLMILELISNGGALLSYSRLFAVGLASAVLARLATDTGWSLYELYGPIGAVLGIIVGLLIHVIAVLFTIIGHVLQPLRLNYVEFLTRTGFYEGSGRRYSPFRRLSTDR; encoded by the coding sequence TTGATCAACAAGATGCAGCAGGTGCTGATCGTCGGGCGCAGGCGCGACGCCCAGACCCTGGTGACCGCCCTGCAGGACGCGGGTGTGATGCACGTCGTTCCGCTTTCCTCCGGTCCACTGGCCAGCTCGGCCGTGGCGGGAGGAAGCAGCGACGAGCGCAAAACCGCCGAGCGTCTGCTGGCCCGCGCCGAGTCCACCATCGCCGAACTTGGTCTGCGCCGCCCGCTGGGCGCGCTGCCGAGCGTCGGTGAGGACGAGTGGGAGAGCGCCGTGGAAGTTGCGGCCGCGCCCAGTGCGCAGCTCGCCCGTGAACTCGGCGATGTGCGCGCCGACGTGGACGCCGCACGTACCTATGGTGATGTCGTGCGCGCCCTCGCCGAGCTTGCCTCGGGTCTCGACCGCAGCCGCCGCATGGCGGTGCTGCCCTTCGTGCTGCCCAAAAACGAAGGGGTCGGCGAGCTCGAACGCGTGCTTCGCCAGGACCTCGAGGAACGCTTCGCCCTGGATACCCGCGTGGTCGGCAACGTCACCGCGGGCGTCGTTGTGGCGCTTGCGCGTGAACGCGACAAGGCGCGCGCCGCACTGGGCAAGGCCCGTATCGGCGAACTGCGCCTTCCGGGACGCTTTGAAGGCATGCCGCTCTCTCAGGCGGCCAGTGAACTGGCCGTTGTGGCCAAGAGCGGCGACGAGCAGCTGCAGCGCCTCGAAGCACAACGCACGCAGCTCGCCGAACAGCACGGCGCGCGCCTGTTCGCGGCGCGTGACGCCCTGGTGGACCAGGTTGCGGTGTATGACGTGCAAGGCCTCGCTGCGCGCGGCAAGTACAGCATCGTCTTGCGCGGCTTCGTGCCCGACGACCGCGTGCCCGCCCTGCGCAGCACCCTGGACGGTTTTGGCGACGCCGTGAGCTACGAACTCACGCCCGCCGACGAGCATCACGGTGAGGAAGTTCCGGTTGAACTCAAAAACCGCGGATACTTCCAGCGCATGGAACCGCTGCTGGGCCTTTTCCCACCGCCGCGCTACGGCACCTTCGACCCGACGCCCATCATCGGGGTCTTCTTTCCTTTCTTCTTCGGCTTTGTGATTGCCGACATTGCCTACGGGCTGTTGCTGCTCTGGCTGGGCATCACCCTGGCCAACATGGCGCGCGCGGGCCGCCCGCTGGTGATCGGCCTGATGGGCGTGACCGTTCCGCCGGTCACCCTCGGCAACGTCGCGTACATCGTGAAGTGGATGGCGGGCTGGAGCATCCTGTGGGGCTTTCTCACCGGAGAGTTCTTCGGCACCCTGCTCGAACACATGCACGTCTTCTACATTCCCGGTCATGGTGAGGGCGGGCTGATTCCGATCCTGTTCCCCCGCCTCGAGACCAGCTTCGTGTCGGTGGTGCTGGTCGTGAGTTTGGCCTTCGGCATCATTCAGGTCATCTGGGCCTGGCTGATCCGCATTCAGCTCACCGCCCGCCACGGTCACAAGCACCACATGTGGGAAGCCATCGGCATGCTGGGCGGCCTGATCGGTTTGATTTTCCTGAGCTATCAGTACCTGCAGGGCGGCTTCGGTGTTCTTGGCAACGTCGGCAATCCGCTCAACCTGATCATGTACCTCGGCTTCGCGGTGTTCCTGCTGGGCCTGGTGATGGCGCGCGTGCCGCTGATGATTCTGGAGCTGATCTCCAACGGGGGCGCCCTGCTCTCCTACAGCCGACTCTTCGCGGTCGGTCTGGCCTCGGCGGTGCTGGCGCGCCTTGCCACCGACACCGGCTGGAGTTTGTACGAGCTGTACGGTCCCATCGGCGCGGTGCTCGGCATCATCGTCGGCCTGCTGATTCACGTGATCGCGGTGCTCTTCACCATCATCGGTCACGTGCTGCAACCCTTGCGTCTCAACTACGTCGAGTTCCTCACGCGCACCGGCTTTTACGAAGGCTCGGGACGCCGTTACTCGCCCTTCCGCCGCCTCAGTACCGACCGCTAA
- a CDS encoding M42 family metallopeptidase, with product MTQLNLDLLRRLSEIDGVPGREEHARDLVRTEIEGLVDELREDALGNLIALKRGTAPEGERLRVMLSAHLDEIGFMVKFIDDQGYLRLQNLGGFDTRNLFARNVKVWTNGGELPGILTPGGRPVHIASAEDRKKVPELREFFVDLGLGAEEVRRRVRVGDSVTLDQAFREVGDLATGKAMDDRASVFVQIEALRALQDTPPRHDVYAVFSTQEEVGLRGAVVAAYSVEPDLGVALDVTLAVDTPGVGPDEAVSKAGEGVGIKLFDGSMISTRFLVDEMIALAEANGIPYQLEVLPLGGTDAGAIQRSRGGVPSVTLSLPTRYIHTVVESVHKKDLQATLDLLVAYLKH from the coding sequence GTGACACAACTCAATTTGGATCTGCTGCGTCGGCTTTCGGAAATCGACGGTGTGCCTGGCCGTGAAGAGCATGCCCGTGACCTCGTGCGCACCGAAATCGAGGGCCTGGTCGATGAGCTGCGCGAGGACGCCCTGGGAAACCTGATCGCCCTGAAGCGTGGAACGGCGCCCGAGGGTGAACGCCTGCGCGTGATGCTCTCGGCACACCTCGACGAAATCGGTTTCATGGTGAAGTTCATCGACGATCAAGGCTACCTGCGCCTGCAGAATTTGGGTGGCTTCGATACCCGTAACCTCTTTGCGCGCAACGTCAAGGTCTGGACGAACGGGGGAGAGCTGCCGGGCATTCTCACTCCGGGCGGGCGCCCGGTGCACATCGCGTCGGCAGAGGACCGCAAGAAAGTGCCCGAACTGCGCGAATTCTTCGTGGACCTCGGTCTGGGCGCAGAGGAAGTCAGGCGGCGCGTGCGGGTGGGAGACAGTGTCACGCTCGATCAGGCATTTCGTGAGGTCGGCGACCTGGCGACCGGTAAGGCGATGGACGACCGCGCCAGCGTGTTCGTGCAGATCGAGGCACTGCGCGCGCTGCAGGACACGCCGCCGCGCCATGACGTGTATGCGGTGTTTTCCACCCAGGAGGAAGTCGGCCTGCGCGGTGCGGTGGTCGCGGCGTACAGTGTCGAGCCCGACCTGGGTGTGGCTCTCGACGTGACCCTGGCCGTCGACACCCCCGGCGTGGGGCCTGACGAGGCCGTTTCGAAGGCCGGAGAGGGTGTGGGCATCAAGCTCTTCGACGGCAGCATGATCTCCACGCGCTTCCTGGTCGACGAGATGATCGCCCTGGCCGAAGCCAACGGCATTCCCTACCAGCTGGAGGTTCTGCCGTTGGGCGGCACCGATGCGGGCGCCATTCAGCGTTCGCGTGGTGGAGTGCCAAGCGTGACCCTCAGCCTGCCCACGCGTTACATTCACACCGTGGTGGAAAGTGTCCACAAAAAGGACCTGCAGGCCACCCTGGACCTGCTCGTCGCTTATCTCAAACACTGA